A stretch of Cucumis sativus cultivar 9930 chromosome 2, Cucumber_9930_V3, whole genome shotgun sequence DNA encodes these proteins:
- the LOC101204081 gene encoding F-box protein At3g62230, with translation MAYEDKFDVLPDALLSIIVSSLPFKEAVRTSILSKRWMKIWQATKNIELHECFFVQRDDYSDQQTIDAQRRAFIDFVTNFIRIYQESSVSKFCLSVSNPSIVVALVDECIRFAISRNVKTLELDFSDGENELETTFSLPPIVYEHENLESLKLFGCGFKGVELEKVTNLREFCVGWMEVRIGEIRELVKKCGKLESFSMKNCWNVTHFEIGGNDDDELRLKSLEIENCRFVHDWISIEAPKLSYFRYFGTVGIFRMEVNKGCFEEADLGFEIDDDDDHSEMANLLYVLLDGLYPARVFTVCSSLLQVIPKGDEPIRMQAPLNVQHLRMRTNIHPNEFCGIIFLLNSCPHLKNLTLMLGEGKIFQDYEPPFPMDIGSFWATNMILITCLSTSLETVEVKGFTGKQHEIPFLAYLIHYGKLIKTLSIDIDSHDIANTQIYFEKAQILKTIKPASKKIHIHIS, from the exons ATGGCGTACGAAGACAAATTTGACGTATTACCCGATGCTCTCTTATCGATAATAGtctcttctcttcctttcAAGGAAGCCGTTAGAACTTCAATTCTGTCAAAGCGTTGGATGAAGATTTGGCAAGCAACGAAGAACATCGAGTTACATGAGTGTTTCTTCGTCCAACGAGACGACTACTCCGATCAACAAACAATAGATGCACAGAGAAGAGCATTCATTGATTTCGTAACAAACTTCATCAGAATCTACCAAGAGTCGTCCGTAAGTAAGTTCTGTCTTTCGGTCTCGAATCCGAGTATTGTCGTTGCACTGGTCGATGAGTGCATTCGATTTGCGATTTCACGCAACGTGAAGACACTAGAATTGGATTTCTCAGACGGAGAAAACGAGTTGGAAACAACGTTTAGTCTTCCTCCGATTGTGTATGAACATGAGAATCTAGAATCGTTGAAGCTATTTGGGTGCGGATTTAAGGGAGTAGAGTTGGAGAAAGTGACGAATCTGAGGGAATTTTGTGTAGGATGGATGGAAGTGAGGATTGGGGAAATTAGGGAATTGGTGAAGAAATGTGGGAAATTAGAGAGTTTTAGTATGAAGAATTGTTGGAATGTGACACATTTTGAGATTGGGggaaatgatgatgatgaattgAGATTGAAGAGTTTGGAGATTGAGAATTGTAGGTTTGTTCATGATTGGATTTCAATTGAGGCTCCAAAATTGAGTTATTTTAGGTATTTTGGAACTGTTGGAATATTTCGTATGGAAGTGAACAAGGGGTGTTTTGAAGAGGCCGATCTTGGTTTTGAGATTGATGACGATGATGATCATTCTGAAATGGCTAATCTTCTTTATGTTCTTCTTGATGGTCTCTATCCTGCCAGGGTTTTCACTGTTTGTAGTTCTTTGCTTCAG GTAATTCCAAAGGGAGATGAGCCAATTCGCATGCAAGCACCATTGAATGTACAACATTTAAGAATGAGGACTAATATTCATCCAAATGAATTTTGTGGcataatttttctattgaatAGTTGTCCCCATTTGAAGAATCTTACTCTCATGCTTGGCGAAGGAAAAATTTTCCAA GACTATGAACCACCATTTCCAATGGACATAGGCAGCTTTTGGGCCACAAATATGATACTCATAACCTGCTTATCAACATCTCTTGAGACAGTGGAGGTGAAGGGCTTCACAGGGAAGCAACATGAAATCCCATTTTTGGCTTATCTTATTCACTATGGTAAGCTTATAAAAACCCTATCTATTGATATTGATTCTCATGATATTGCAAACACCcaaatctattttgaaaaagctCAGATTCTCAAGACCATCAAGCCAGCCTCTAAGAAAATTCACATTCATATAAGctga
- the LOC101202868 gene encoding O-fucosyltransferase 36 isoform X2, whose amino-acid sequence MKPITPLHLIPTPSTSALTTIFALPPPVVLSPSKRAFDLLRYRMTESELHALFLLKQQRLGLLTMWNHSFTSHSNSTSEDLKLSLLRQISLNKEIQNVLLSSHQTGNSSNEVYDDGLDLVGSDFDRCRKVDQEVLNRRTIEWNPKSNKFLFAICASGQMSNHLICLEKHMFFAAILNRIVVIPSSKVDYQYSRVLDVDHVNNCLGRKVVISFEEFSEIQKNQMKIDKFFCYFSKPDHCYLDDEHVKQLNNIGVSTAKLESPWDEDIKNPSKRTVQDIESKFSSDADVIAIGDVFYADVENGWFVQPGGPIAHKCKTLIEPSHLIKVTAQRFIQTFLGSDFIAIHFRRHGFLKFCNAKRPSCFYPIPQAANCIASVVERSHSPVIYLSTDAADSETGLLQSLVMVNGKPIPLVKRPPRNSAEKWDALLYRHEIEDDSQVEAMLDKAICAMSRVFIGTSGSTFTEDILRLRKDWRSASLCDEYLCQGQDPNFIAENE is encoded by the exons ATGAAACCAATCACTCCCCTTCACCTCATTCCGACGCCTTCCACGTCGGCGTTAACCACCATCTTCGCTCTACCTCCCCCCGTCGTTCTTTCTCCTTCAAAAAGAG CTTTCGATTTGCTACGTTATCGAATGACGGAATCTGAATTGCACgcattgtttttgttgaagCAGCAACGCTTAGGTCTTTTGACAATGTGGAATCACTCTTTTACTTCTCACTCTAATTCCACTTCTGAGGACCTAAAATTATCGTTGCTTAGGCAGATTTCGCTGAATAAAGAGATCCAAAATGTTCTTTTATCTTCACATCAAACTGGGAACTCATCTAATGAAGTATACGATGACGGTCTCGATCTTGTTGGTTCTGATTTCGATAGGTGTAGAAAGGTGGACCAGGAAGTTCTCAATAGACGAACTATCGAATGGAATCCGAAATCGAATAAGTTTTTGTTTGCTATTTGCGCATCAGGACAGATGTCGAACCATTTGATTTGCTTGGAGAAGCACATGTTCTTTGCGGCCATTCTTAATCGAATTGTGGTTATTCCTAGTTCTAAAGTTGATTATCAGTATAGTAGGGTATTGGATGTTGATCATGTCAATAATTGCTTGGGTAGGAAGGTTGTCATctcttttgaagaattttccgAAATTCAGAAGAACCAGATGAAGATTGATAagtttttctgttatttttcaaaacctgATCACTGTTATTTGGATGATGAGCATGTAAAGCAGTTAAACAATATAGGGGTTTCCACAGCCAAACTTGAGTCTCCTTGGGATGAGGATATCAAGAATCCTAGTAAAAGAACGGTTCAAGATATTGAGTCCAAGTTCTCTTCCGATGCCGATGTTATTGCCATTGGGGATGTCTTTTATGCTGATGTAGAGAATGGCTGGTTTGTGCAACCGGGAGGTCCTATTGCTCACAAATGCAAGACCCTTATTGAACCAAGCCATCTTATTAAGGTCACTGCCCAACGTTTCATTCAGACTTTCTTGGGGAGCGATTTTATAGCTATTCATTTTCGACGACACGGGTTTCTCAAGTTTTG TAATGCCAAACGTCCAAGTTGCTTTTACCCTATTCCTCAAGCTGCAAACTGCATTGCAAGTGTAGTTGAACGGTCCCATTCTCCTGTCATTTATCTTTCCACCGACGCTGCAGACAGTGAAACTGGGTTGCTACAGTCCCTTGTTATGGTGAATGGAAAGCCTATACCACTAGTTAAACGACCTCCTCGAAATTCAGCTGAGAAATGGGATGCTCTACTTTACCGGCATGAAATTGAGGATGACTCTCAG GTGGAAGCCATGCTGGACAAGGCCATATGTGCAATGTCAAGAGTGTTCATTGGAACATCTGGTTCTACTTTTACTGAAGATATTTTGCGTTTAAGAAAGGATTGGCGATCAGCATCTCTTTGTGATGAATATCTCTGTCAAGGTCAGGACCCAAACTTTATTGCAGAAAATGAATGA
- the LOC101202868 gene encoding O-fucosyltransferase 36 isoform X1: protein MENFDSSSDDRQNLIHHNETNHSPSPHSDAFHVGVNHHLRSTSPRRSFSFKKRYLFAIFPPLFLLLLYFSTHLTNLFSSSFTAFDLLRYRMTESELHALFLLKQQRLGLLTMWNHSFTSHSNSTSEDLKLSLLRQISLNKEIQNVLLSSHQTGNSSNEVYDDGLDLVGSDFDRCRKVDQEVLNRRTIEWNPKSNKFLFAICASGQMSNHLICLEKHMFFAAILNRIVVIPSSKVDYQYSRVLDVDHVNNCLGRKVVISFEEFSEIQKNQMKIDKFFCYFSKPDHCYLDDEHVKQLNNIGVSTAKLESPWDEDIKNPSKRTVQDIESKFSSDADVIAIGDVFYADVENGWFVQPGGPIAHKCKTLIEPSHLIKVTAQRFIQTFLGSDFIAIHFRRHGFLKFCNAKRPSCFYPIPQAANCIASVVERSHSPVIYLSTDAADSETGLLQSLVMVNGKPIPLVKRPPRNSAEKWDALLYRHEIEDDSQVEAMLDKAICAMSRVFIGTSGSTFTEDILRLRKDWRSASLCDEYLCQGQDPNFIAENE, encoded by the exons ATGGAGAACTTCGATTCGTCTTCCGACGATCGACAGAATCTAATCCACCATAATGAAACCAATCACTCCCCTTCACCTCATTCCGACGCCTTCCACGTCGGCGTTAACCACCATCTTCGCTCTACCTCCCCCCGTCGTTCTTTCTCCTTCAAAAAGAGGTATCTCTTTGCCATTTTCCCCCCTCTCTTCCTTCTACTCCTCTATTTCTCCACCCATCTTACCaatcttttctcttcctcctTCACAGCTTTCGATTTGCTACGTTATCGAATGACGGAATCTGAATTGCACgcattgtttttgttgaagCAGCAACGCTTAGGTCTTTTGACAATGTGGAATCACTCTTTTACTTCTCACTCTAATTCCACTTCTGAGGACCTAAAATTATCGTTGCTTAGGCAGATTTCGCTGAATAAAGAGATCCAAAATGTTCTTTTATCTTCACATCAAACTGGGAACTCATCTAATGAAGTATACGATGACGGTCTCGATCTTGTTGGTTCTGATTTCGATAGGTGTAGAAAGGTGGACCAGGAAGTTCTCAATAGACGAACTATCGAATGGAATCCGAAATCGAATAAGTTTTTGTTTGCTATTTGCGCATCAGGACAGATGTCGAACCATTTGATTTGCTTGGAGAAGCACATGTTCTTTGCGGCCATTCTTAATCGAATTGTGGTTATTCCTAGTTCTAAAGTTGATTATCAGTATAGTAGGGTATTGGATGTTGATCATGTCAATAATTGCTTGGGTAGGAAGGTTGTCATctcttttgaagaattttccgAAATTCAGAAGAACCAGATGAAGATTGATAagtttttctgttatttttcaaaacctgATCACTGTTATTTGGATGATGAGCATGTAAAGCAGTTAAACAATATAGGGGTTTCCACAGCCAAACTTGAGTCTCCTTGGGATGAGGATATCAAGAATCCTAGTAAAAGAACGGTTCAAGATATTGAGTCCAAGTTCTCTTCCGATGCCGATGTTATTGCCATTGGGGATGTCTTTTATGCTGATGTAGAGAATGGCTGGTTTGTGCAACCGGGAGGTCCTATTGCTCACAAATGCAAGACCCTTATTGAACCAAGCCATCTTATTAAGGTCACTGCCCAACGTTTCATTCAGACTTTCTTGGGGAGCGATTTTATAGCTATTCATTTTCGACGACACGGGTTTCTCAAGTTTTG TAATGCCAAACGTCCAAGTTGCTTTTACCCTATTCCTCAAGCTGCAAACTGCATTGCAAGTGTAGTTGAACGGTCCCATTCTCCTGTCATTTATCTTTCCACCGACGCTGCAGACAGTGAAACTGGGTTGCTACAGTCCCTTGTTATGGTGAATGGAAAGCCTATACCACTAGTTAAACGACCTCCTCGAAATTCAGCTGAGAAATGGGATGCTCTACTTTACCGGCATGAAATTGAGGATGACTCTCAG GTGGAAGCCATGCTGGACAAGGCCATATGTGCAATGTCAAGAGTGTTCATTGGAACATCTGGTTCTACTTTTACTGAAGATATTTTGCGTTTAAGAAAGGATTGGCGATCAGCATCTCTTTGTGATGAATATCTCTGTCAAGGTCAGGACCCAAACTTTATTGCAGAAAATGAATGA
- the LOC105434563 gene encoding uncharacterized protein LOC105434563, with protein sequence MLFCKEEKELGRQQATGTCPSCGGKVQAVDVERRWRFCFVPLCFKIKRKYYCLICGRRLELYH encoded by the coding sequence ATGTTGTTCTGCAAGGAGGAGAAGGAATTGGGTCGCCAGCAGGCGACGGGCACGTGCCCGTCATGTGGGGGCAAAGTTCAAGCGGTGGATGTGGAGAGAAGATGGAGGTTCTGTTTTGTTCCACTCTGTTTCAAAATCAAGAGGAAATATTACTGTCTAATATGTGGTCGTCGTTTGGAGTTGTatcattag